Part of the Coriobacteriaceae bacterium genome is shown below.
GAGGTACTTGCCGCCCAAAGCATCGGTTAGCTCGAGGGTCTCACCCGTGGCACCCGCAATGTCGATATACTTGCCACTCTTGGTGCCAGAGCACTGCCACTGATAGTTGAGCTTGCTCGCGTCGATAAACGTCGAGGCGCCCTTCTCCTTGGCGCGAGCCTGGGCGGTATCGCCAACCGCGAACACGGAGTTGTTGGTCTTGGGATTGATGAGCGAAACCGCGTAGACGTCCACCGCACCGGCCTGTTTGACCTTGTTGGAGGTGGTCTTGCTCACCGTATTTACGCCAGCAGTAGCCTCGACTCTGATGTACTTGCCCTCGAGGTCACCGGTCACCGTGAGGGAAGCGCCCGTCTCGCCCTCGATCTTGGTAAAGCCCGAGTACTGCGAGGTAGATGCGGACCAGGTGTAGGTGACCTTGGCGTCGGAGCCCGCGGGGCTCGACCAATCCTTGTACGGCGTCGCCATCAGAGTATCGCCTATGCTCGGCGCGTCGCTACTCAGCTTGACGCTGTAAAGCTCCATTTGGCCGGCGCCCAGCACGGGGCCGGGGATGCTGTTAGGATTAATGCCCGAGCCGTACGAAACAGAGGGGCCGTAGTGGTCCTTGCCGTCTGCCGTCACCTTGCAGATGAAGTATTTGCCCTCCATCGCGTCAGTGATGGTGAGCGACTGCTCGTGGCCTACGACCTCGGTGTAATCGGCGGCGTCACTGCTGGCCTTGACCGTGCCGGCGAGCCAGGTATAGGTCCAGGCGCCGGGGTTAGCGACCGATTTGGTCTCGGTCGTAGGGTCGCCCCAGTAGTCCTCGGTCTCGACCTCATCGTACATATTGGCCCAGAGCGTATCACCCACATTGAGCGCGCCGGACTTCGTGGAATACGAGTTGTCTTTATCCTTGGCGTCCTGAATGAAGACCTTTGCCTCACCGGAAAGCGTTGTGGCGGATGCGGCGGCAACGGCGTTCTTCTGCTCCGAAGCAGCAGGCGCCGCCGCAGAGTTCTCGGACTCAGTTGCGTTGTCTGCGGCGGTGTCAGCACTATTCGCGGAACTCGCAGTTGCGCCCTGATCTGCGTCGGCGCCATCGTCAGCAGCGCTCGCCGGCGCACTGTTCGCGCCGGCATCGGCGGCAGTAGTGCCCTCGTCGGCCGTCGCGCCCTCGCCACCCGTCGTAGCCTGAGCCACGGCATCGGCAATGCCCTCAGCGCCCTCGGCCCAAAGTTGCGCCGGCGTGGTGCCAAAAGCCATGGCAAAAGCCAGGAACGCCACCAGACCGCGCTTGGCTACGCCACGGGCAATCGCTCCATGACGACGCCACGAGGCGCGCTGGCACTCGTCCTCAAACATATCCATTTGTCTCCTACTGTCTGCACTGGGAGCATTGCCCAGCGGCTGCCCCACATCATCGCGCATATTGCGCTTGAGTACCCCCATCGGGGTCCCCCTTCCCTCCAGAGCCCAACGCGTACCGGCGGCATGCGCCGCGCCCGCGTGCAAGATGGGAGGCGATCCGACTTAACCTTACCGACCCGGGCGCGTCGTCCGATCTGCGACGCGAACAACCCGGGCCAAGAGGAATTACGGTTACTGGTACAGCCGGGGACTTGCACCCCGATTCTCCCAAACGCGCAGGAAAACCGCGCATTCGTGCGTCTCCGCACCACCATCTAGGCCATCGATTATTACTGTCAGTATGGTATCACGCAAAAAGGCCCCGCACACAGGCGAAGCCCAAGGTAAAAGCTATGGTTTGCGATAGAAAAGGGTGAGGATGGAATGCCGAGCAAAAGGATCCGTCTTCCTCTGATCCCGCGAAATCGTTACCGCTTGCCGCCGTGACTGTTGCGCCAAATCTCGCGGCCCAGCATCAGCGCCAGCACCAGCGCGCTCAGGTAGCCCATAAAGCCAATGACCGGGATACCGAACACAACCGGCTCGATGCGCGCGTAGTACACCACCGACGAGCCGATAAACAGGCCGGCAATCACAATTGCCATCGACATGCGGTCGATAATTCCACCCAGCTGTCGCAGCGCCTTATCGCTGCTCATGATCTGCGTGTTTACCTTAAGCTGACCGCGCGTGAGCATACGCGACGCCAAGCCCAGATACTCGGCCGCCTCGAGCGAGCCTTTTGCCGCGCGATAGCTGCTCGCGGCAAGATCGCGCCCCATTTCGCGGACGCGCGCATAGGCGCTCTTCTCGTTTTTGATGTGCGCTTGGATGATCTGGATCATGTTGACGTTGGGCATGTACTCGGTCAGCAGACCCTCGAGCGTCACCATGCCGCGGGCGAACATCGTCACCACGCTCGGCAGCTCAACGTCGTTTTTGCGCGCCAGGTTTAGCAACGAGGTCAAAAACTCGCCGATATCCAGGTCCTTAAGATCGAGTCCTGCAAAGTCGGCTACGATAAAGTCCAAATCGGACAAAAAGGCCGAATGATCGAGCTCGGCCGAATCACCGCGCGTCACGGCAAAACGCATGAGCGAATCCTTGAGCTTGGGCACATCGCCCTCGGCCACGGCGAAAATCATATCCTTGACGATACCGCGGTCGTGGCTCGACATGCGCCCGACCATGCCCAGGTCAATAAAGTAGACGATGCCGTCCTTGAGGATGATGTTTCCCGCATGAGGGTCGGCATGGAAAAAGCCGTCATCGAGCACCTGCGTCGAATAGTCCTCGACAATCGCCGAGCCGATCTTTTCCAGGTCATAGCCCTCGGCCACCAGGCGCTCGGGATCGGCAATCGAGATGCCGTCAATGTAGTCCATGACCACGACGTGTTCGGTGCAAAGGTCCAAGTAGGATTTGGGACACGACACACCATGCACGCTCTTATGGAAGTCATAGAAATCGTTGAGGTTTTTGGCCTCAGCCAAAAAGTTGGTCTCCTCGCGAAACGAGGCCCACAGCTCCTCGACGACGGCGTGTAAGTCAACAAACTGGTCGGTGTTGACGAACTTGGAAACGATGCGCACCACCGAACGGATGATGTCGATGTCCTGTGCCATGACCTGTTGCGCGCCGGGGCGCTGTACCTTAACGGCCACGTCCTCGCCGGTCACCAGACGGGCGCGGTGCACCTGCGCGAGCGACGCACTTCCGAGCGGGTTGGGGTCGATTGCGTCGAACATCTGCCCCAGACGCTGGCCGTATTCCTCTTCCAGACAGCGAAGCACTACCTCATACGGCACCGGGTCTACGTCGGAGCGCAGGCGACGCAGCTCGTCGCAAAACCGCTGCGGCAAGATCTCGGACCGGTTGGCCAGAATCTGTCCCATCTTGACGAACATGGGACCGAGCTCTTCGAGCAGACGACGCAGGCGCACCGGCGTGAGGTTATCCCACACGCGGTACTTTTTGACCAGACGAACGATCTGCCCAATGCGTTCGCGGCGGCCTGCCGGCGTGAGCTGGTATTCCTCGTCCGGCGCCATCGCGTCGGGCTCTTCGGGAACCATATCGACAGCGCGCGGCTTCTTGCGAGCGCCCGAGACGGCGGCATCGACCTCATCGACAACCGCCGCCTCGTCACCCAAGGGATCTAGATTGTTGTAATCGGTAGTGGAATCTGCCATCTGCGCTGCTACTCGGCCTCTTCGGTGTCCTCTGCATCGTCGGGCTCAACGGACTCGACGGGCACCGAGGTCACGTTGTCCTCGACCGAATCGACAATGTCGCGCACATGGGCCAAAAAGGCCGTGCGCTCGGGGGCGGTCATAACGCGGACGCGAGCCAGGATGAGCTCGTCGAGCACACGCTGTGCCGCAGTTTCGCCCTGCATGCCCAGGCGCTCGGTGAGGTCGGAGATGGTGCCACCGGCCTGCTCGAACATATCGGACACACTGCGGGCGATATCGGGGGTGCCGGCATCCTTGCGGACCTGCTCGCCCTTGGTATTGAGGTCGTCGAGGACCTTCTTGCCGCCCTCGACGGCGACGGCAGCGGCGCCGAAGCCCACGTTGATAGCACCGTTAACAAGCTGATCGAGTTTCATAACCATGGTTGGCTCCAATCATGAACAACTACATTGGCCTTCTTGTACCCAAGATTGGGTGAACGACACAAAATCGTTTGTCGCCGGGATAGAAATCGAGCGGGGCAAAACCTTTGACGGCGTTTGCCCCGCTCACTCGTTGCAAGGTTGTCTTTACCTTACGTTATCGTTCATCGCGAAGGAGTTCTTCATGGCACAGCTCGTGGTGTAGAGCACCTTGCCCAACAGAGCATCGGTCTCCACGCGCACGAGCTCGGCAAAGGCCTCGTTGGCGCGGGCGAGCTCGGCAGGCACCTCGGCCTCGGGCAGTGCGGCTACGACAGCGTCAACGTCGTGAATCTGCTTGTGGCCCATGCCGCCGACCTTCTCCTGATAGTCCTCGACCGCGCGACCGCACTCGTGGAAGCGAACATCGGCCAAGGCACCGATCAGGCGATTTGCCCAATAGAAATTCTCGGACGTCACGCGAGCCTGCGTGTCGGCGTAGTACTCGGGCATGGTCTCGACATTGGCGTACAGCGGCACGAGCGCGTTAAACGAGTTAGAGCCAAACGCCATCCACTGCACGGCGCGATACGCCGGCTGCGCATAGGGGCGCAGCTGCAGCACGGCAAGCTGGCTGTTGCGGTTGATGCCGATGGGACGATAGGCGCCGCGCGTGGCGGGCGTGCCCTTGCTGCCGTAGCAGTCGTACTCCGTACCCTGGTAGTGGCTCGAAAGCACGTACTTGATATCCTCGATGGTCACCTTGCGCTCGGGCACGCGGCTCCAGGGGATATCGTCGCTCTCGGGCGTGTAGTCGGTGTCGGGGCCGTCCCACACATCGCTGGGGTTGAGGCAGCGCTGCATGTACCAGGCGCGCGGCGTGTTGTAAACGTGGTCGCTGTCACTGTGCGAGCCAAAGGCCTCGCGCGGGTTAAAGACCGCGGCGGGACCGTCGCCCTTAACACCCAGCGTAAGGTCCAGATGCCACTCGGCCATCCAGGAGCGCAGGTCGGCGGAGCACATGTGGTCGGCCTGGGCGCCCTCGGCATCGTCCAGGTCAAAGCTATCGATACCCAGCTGGTTGGGCATGGTCACATAGGCGTCGTCGGGCACGCGCTTGGCGATCCAGTGGTGGCCGCCGATGGTCTCGAGCCACCAGATCTCGTCAACGTCACTAAAGGCGATGCCGTTGTTCTCGTAAGTGCCGTAGCGCTCGAGCAGGTCGCCCAGGACACGCACGCCGTCGCGGGCGGACTTGGCATACGGCAGCACCAGGGTCACCATGTCCTCCTCGCCCAGACCGCCGGGCTGCGCTGGCACATAGCCGTCCTCGCCCTCGTTGCCCTTGGCGGGCACGTAGTCCACGAGCGGATCGGCGCCGCAGACGCGCTCGTTGGTGGTAAGCGTCTCGGTTGCGGACATGCCAACGTTGAGCTCGTTGAAACCGGCCTCGGCCCAAATGCCATGACCCGGGACAACGTCGGGGACGCTTGTGTAACGCATGGGATTGTCGGGCAGCTCAACGGTCAGGTGGCTCAGGACGCTCGTGTAGACGCGCGGCTGCTCGTCGGGATGCACCACGCGCATGCGCTTGGGCTCAAACACCCCGTTGGACGAGTCCTCGTTGCGGGCGACCAGCGTCGACCCGTCATAGCTCGCGTTCTTACCAACCAAAATCGTTGTGCACGGCATGTGCATCCTCCTTGAGCGAAGAAATCAAACGACAACAGTGTATCGCTTCGGCACGAAAAGGGCGAAACCGCGACCCCTCGGGACCCCCTCGGGACCCCTGCGTGCAAAAAATGCCAAATATGAGTACTGCCACCAATTTAGTAGTAGCAAATTTCCTTGTAACGAGTGCCAGAAATCCCCATTTGTCCAAAAGCAAGACAACGTTATTCCCCATAGGTTCCATAAAATGGGCTCCCTAGCGATAATTAATATCGCTAGGGAGCCCAAATCTCATAAAACATATGTAACTATCTTGGCAACAGTACTCATATTTGGCGTTTTTTGCACAGCGGGTATATAACTAGCCCCTCAAACAGCCCAAAACGCCTATTTCGATGCGCGCTCCGCCGCCTCGATCACGTGCTTGGCGAGAATCGCGGTGGTCACAGCCCCCACGCCGCCCGGCACGGGAGTAATTGCGCCAACAACCGGCTCCGCAGCATCAAAATCGACGTCGCCGACCAGCTTGCCGGCGGCCTCGTCCCAGTTGATGCCCACATCGACGATCGTCTGGCCCTCGCGGACCGCATCCGCGCCAATCGTGCGCGCACGTCCAACCGCGGCAACAACAATGTCGGCAGAACGACACTCGGCAGCCAAGTCGCGCGTATGCGTATGGCACGTCGTCACTGTGGCATTGCGAGCCGTAAGCATGGCGGCAACGGGACGACCAATCACCAGCGACCGACCGACGACCGCGACCTTGGCCCCATCCAACTCAACGCCGTAATGATCCAGCAACGCCAACACGGCCTCGGCCGTGCAGGGAGCAAAGCCCTCGCCACGACCCGAAAGCGTGGTAAGCAGCGAGGCCGGCGTCATGGAGTCAA
Proteins encoded:
- a CDS encoding C69 family dipeptidase, whose product is MPCTTILVGKNASYDGSTLVARNEDSSNGVFEPKRMRVVHPDEQPRVYTSVLSHLTVELPDNPMRYTSVPDVVPGHGIWAEAGFNELNVGMSATETLTTNERVCGADPLVDYVPAKGNEGEDGYVPAQPGGLGEEDMVTLVLPYAKSARDGVRVLGDLLERYGTYENNGIAFSDVDEIWWLETIGGHHWIAKRVPDDAYVTMPNQLGIDSFDLDDAEGAQADHMCSADLRSWMAEWHLDLTLGVKGDGPAAVFNPREAFGSHSDSDHVYNTPRAWYMQRCLNPSDVWDGPDTDYTPESDDIPWSRVPERKVTIEDIKYVLSSHYQGTEYDCYGSKGTPATRGAYRPIGINRNSQLAVLQLRPYAQPAYRAVQWMAFGSNSFNALVPLYANVETMPEYYADTQARVTSENFYWANRLIGALADVRFHECGRAVEDYQEKVGGMGHKQIHDVDAVVAALPEAEVPAELARANEAFAELVRVETDALLGKVLYTTSCAMKNSFAMNDNVR
- a CDS encoding AarF/UbiB family protein, producing the protein MADSTTDYNNLDPLGDEAAVVDEVDAAVSGARKKPRAVDMVPEEPDAMAPDEEYQLTPAGRRERIGQIVRLVKKYRVWDNLTPVRLRRLLEELGPMFVKMGQILANRSEILPQRFCDELRRLRSDVDPVPYEVVLRCLEEEYGQRLGQMFDAIDPNPLGSASLAQVHRARLVTGEDVAVKVQRPGAQQVMAQDIDIIRSVVRIVSKFVNTDQFVDLHAVVEELWASFREETNFLAEAKNLNDFYDFHKSVHGVSCPKSYLDLCTEHVVVMDYIDGISIADPERLVAEGYDLEKIGSAIVEDYSTQVLDDGFFHADPHAGNIILKDGIVYFIDLGMVGRMSSHDRGIVKDMIFAVAEGDVPKLKDSLMRFAVTRGDSAELDHSAFLSDLDFIVADFAGLDLKDLDIGEFLTSLLNLARKNDVELPSVVTMFARGMVTLEGLLTEYMPNVNMIQIIQAHIKNEKSAYARVREMGRDLAASSYRAAKGSLEAAEYLGLASRMLTRGQLKVNTQIMSSDKALRQLGGIIDRMSMAIVIAGLFIGSSVVYYARIEPVVFGIPVIGFMGYLSALVLALMLGREIWRNSHGGKR
- a CDS encoding bifunctional 5,10-methylenetetrahydrofolate dehydrogenase/5,10-methenyltetrahydrofolate cyclohydrolase, encoding MAELLKGASVARALTEELAARCAALRERGVVPTLAIVRVGEREDDLSYERGALKRCEKVGIEARRVLLPVDVSQDELLAAIKDINADPAVHGCLMFRPLPAGLDEDAVAAALDPAKDVDSMTPASLLTTLSGRGEGFAPCTAEAVLALLDHYGVELDGAKVAVVGRSLVIGRPVAAMLTARNATVTTCHTHTRDLAAECRSADIVVAAVGRARTIGADAVREGQTIVDVGINWDEAAGKLVGDVDFDAAEPVVGAITPVPGGVGAVTTAILAKHVIEAAERASK